One window of Hydractinia symbiolongicarpus strain clone_291-10 chromosome 3, HSymV2.1, whole genome shotgun sequence genomic DNA carries:
- the LOC130636571 gene encoding uncharacterized protein LOC130636571, which translates to METPTGGIVIVHDGFPMLTRVHAGNQSFNVKRTTKILTENSYSNYVNKQNTTLSHLISHDRRFITNDSLPRYFNHGLYLPTHTPLQDFHRMNYGPVTCPCPARNVYRPFEVPYYFQRPNCNKNSLYYDFQGGTNPSMQLSHMSKVSPFKTIRALPKGTDVVDACSLKSNFMDEVKQWYLGSTISVKNCGTDFLNGNACRTNLVGKSKEEVEIPEEHKGNTDVKLKNKFKSTEQRDKPKRTSNILHAVKQNLNGTSVSVAKKLLNGTLEPRIVLKDIRKYINTGNFKEEITSTEFHQNKYECHKTRNIVVEQKCTSLIHDNNCLRISRDQNFDGLENFKTIVKMLQKKNKKLKLKRLRKINFNNRCNKSAPSHEQDHKDEIIDQPKLCALKEKLRVRKHIPRYNITSDNSNSFADHFFVYIKKFSQNIILNAQRLY; encoded by the coding sequence ATGGAGACGCCGACTGGTGGCATTGTCATTGTTCATGATGGATTTCCAATGCTGACTAGAGTCCACGCTGGAAATCAATCCTTCAACGTGAAGAGAACAACTAAAATATTGACAGAAAACTCTTACAGTAATtatgtaaataaacaaaataccaCATTGTCACACCTCATTTCACATGATCGTAGGTTTATTACAAATGATTCTTTACCCAGGTATTTTAATCACGGGCTATATCTACCAACGCATACTCCTCTTCAAGATTTTCACCGAATGAATTATGGTCCGGTAACTTGCCCGTGTCCCGCAAGAAACGTATACAGACCATTTGAAGTTCCATATTACTTCCAGAGACCGAACTGTAATAAAAACTCGCTATATTATGATTTTCAAGGAGGCACAAATCCTTCAATGCAACTATCCCACATGTCTAAAGTATCACCTTTTAAAACTATTCGAGCGCTCCCTAAAGGAACTGATGTAGTAGATGCTTGCAGTTTAAAGTCAAACTTTATGGATGAAGTGAAGCAATGGTACCTTGGAAGTACAATCTCAGTTAAGAATTGTGGAACTGACTTTTTAAATGGTAATGCATGCAGGACGAACTTGGTTGGCAAAAGCAAAGAGGAAGTAGAAATACCGGAAGAGCATAAAGGCAATACAGATGTAAagctcaaaaataaatttaagtctACTGAACAAAGAGATAAGCCAAAGCGTACCTCAAATATACTTCATGCGGTGAAACAGAATCTAAATGGTACAAGCGTTTCTGtggcaaaaaaattactaaacgGAACACTTGAACCAAGGATAGTTCTAAAAGATATAAGAAAATATATCAATACAGGTAACTTCAAGGAAGAGATTACGTCCACTGAATTTCATCAGAATAAATATGAATGCCACAAAACTAGAAACATAGTTGTAGAACAGAAATGCACTTCCTTAATACACGACAACAATTGTTTGAGGATAAGCAGAGATCAGAACTTTGATGGACTTGAGAATTTTAAAACCATTGTGAAGATGTtacagaagaaaaataaaaagcttaaattaaaaagacttagaaaaataaatttcaacaaTCGCTGCAATAAATCTGCCCCTTCTCACGAGCAGGACCACAAAGATGAAATAATAGACCAGCCCAAGTTGTGtgcattaaaagaaaaattacgaGTTAGAAAACATATCCCTAGGTACAATATTACATCTGACAACAGTAACTCTTTTGCCGACCACTTTTTCGTTTATATCAAGAAGTTTTCTCAGAATATAATCCTTAACGCTCAACGTTTGTACTGA